In Vibrio marisflavi CECT 7928, the following are encoded in one genomic region:
- a CDS encoding glycosyltransferase family 9 protein translates to MKYLWFERGAYASKKAKKYLTTQFSPQTIKKIAVIRHAALGDQVITRPFLIEARKFFPNAKITLVSVTNYAYGTPEDLADETIYMVGRHRKHELTWKERVREFTQLEEQNIIFDVAGTSRSYWLTLFSKAKLKFGFPYKPYLYGSLYNVAVFRSDFQPELECMLDMLKLLGHNPSRPLDFGLPNHHDVYEQRTTKPIIIYFNGASTQSKILDKTQIKQLIDSALDNFPNYQHVFLEGKKDCEKGEFLADLESRANFSIQPVMPLDCLVDYVARARLVVAPDTGIRNVAVSTHTPTVGIFYSTVPFRYTPLDGEHRIVMNSEGSIPQNTQILDAIQLSLAADINEQRQEYEHFSNHGCKSSNKVSG, encoded by the coding sequence ATGAAATACCTCTGGTTTGAGCGTGGAGCTTACGCATCTAAAAAAGCAAAGAAATACTTAACAACTCAGTTCTCTCCACAAACGATAAAGAAAATAGCAGTGATTCGCCATGCTGCATTGGGTGATCAGGTGATTACTCGCCCTTTCCTCATTGAGGCACGAAAGTTTTTCCCAAATGCAAAAATCACTCTTGTTAGTGTTACCAACTATGCGTATGGCACTCCAGAAGACCTCGCGGATGAAACCATCTATATGGTTGGTCGTCACCGGAAGCATGAGCTTACTTGGAAAGAAAGAGTACGCGAGTTTACGCAACTTGAGGAGCAAAACATCATATTTGATGTTGCAGGGACAAGTCGTTCATATTGGTTAACGCTATTTAGCAAAGCAAAACTGAAATTTGGCTTCCCTTATAAACCATACCTATACGGCTCTCTGTACAACGTCGCGGTATTTCGATCTGACTTCCAGCCTGAATTGGAATGTATGCTTGATATGCTCAAGCTCCTTGGGCATAACCCAAGTCGCCCTCTTGATTTTGGCTTACCTAATCACCACGATGTTTATGAACAACGCACTACTAAGCCCATAATTATTTACTTTAACGGCGCCTCAACACAATCGAAAATACTCGATAAAACCCAAATAAAGCAATTAATTGATAGTGCGTTAGATAACTTTCCTAACTACCAGCATGTTTTCTTGGAAGGTAAAAAAGATTGCGAAAAAGGTGAATTCCTAGCTGATTTAGAGTCAAGGGCTAACTTTTCAATTCAACCAGTGATGCCTTTAGATTGTTTGGTCGATTACGTTGCTCGTGCTAGACTTGTCGTCGCGCCAGACACGGGGATTCGTAATGTAGCAGTCTCAACCCATACTCCAACTGTGGGCATTTTCTATTCTACTGTTCCGTTTCGCTATACACCACTAGATGGCGAGCATCGTATTGTTATGAATTCTGAGGGTTCTATTCCACAAAACACTCAAATACTTGACGCAATACAGCTATCTCTGGCGGCAGATATCAATGAACAAAGGCAGGAATATGAGCACTTTTCCAATCATGGTTGCAAATCGAGCAATAAAGTTAGTGGGTAA
- a CDS encoding glycosyltransferase family 32 protein — translation MSTFPIMVANRAIKLVGNIVKTLSYPFHFVFPKARFTIPEYSPAKVRSKKTAGITKVIWQTNYSNKSTLPVYINYLFNRLMSLDYEYRYVSTEGRAEYLKEHASKEVYQSYIKLTDGAAQADLWRLAVLSNEGGIYMDIDATLVWPLKKILKNISPALYIKIKNNTEFTNYFLATIPNNPEFQQAVDIVVDNIENYDDKERVKGVFDTTGPMVINRVLEKKKANSRDRNYVCIQGAFTNEHFQYLDKPRGKWTHLNPDDLVKK, via the coding sequence ATGAGCACTTTTCCAATCATGGTTGCAAATCGAGCAATAAAGTTAGTGGGTAACATTGTAAAGACTCTCTCTTACCCATTTCATTTTGTATTTCCTAAAGCTCGATTTACTATTCCAGAGTACTCTCCAGCTAAGGTGCGTTCGAAAAAAACAGCTGGAATTACAAAAGTAATATGGCAGACCAACTATTCAAACAAGTCCACATTGCCAGTATACATAAACTATTTGTTTAACCGACTAATGTCTCTTGATTATGAATACCGTTATGTCAGCACTGAAGGCCGAGCTGAGTATTTGAAAGAACACGCTTCAAAAGAGGTTTACCAAAGTTACATAAAACTGACTGATGGTGCTGCCCAAGCTGACCTTTGGAGGCTAGCTGTTCTAAGCAATGAGGGAGGAATATATATGGATATTGACGCAACTCTCGTCTGGCCGTTAAAAAAAATACTTAAGAATATATCTCCTGCGCTGTACATAAAAATAAAAAACAACACTGAGTTCACAAACTACTTTCTTGCGACCATACCGAACAACCCAGAGTTCCAGCAGGCTGTCGATATTGTAGTGGATAATATTGAGAATTATGATGACAAAGAACGGGTTAAGGGTGTTTTTGATACAACAGGCCCTATGGTAATCAATAGAGTACTAGAAAAAAAGAAAGCCAACTCAAGAGATCGCAATTATGTATGCATACAAGGCGCATTCACCAACGAACACTTCCAATACCTAGATAAACCAAGAGGGAAGTGGACACACCTAAATCCTGATGACCTTGTAAAGAAGTGA
- the waaA gene encoding lipid IV(A) 3-deoxy-D-manno-octulosonic acid transferase, giving the protein MIIRFIYTLALTLIAPLLIWELYRSKGGKPRVGARWKEHWGVISSPAFKSRPIWIHAVSVGEMLAAIPLIERISSEYPDCDILITTTTTTGAEQAKKLSGLATHLYMPFDFPFAVKRFINTINPSQLLIMETELWPNTLHIAKQKQIPVTIVNARLSDKSLHGYRRVWPIVNQISKCIHKVLCQHQSDVKNFELLGFSQEKLATTGSIKFDIQISTSVQIKGTSLRATIGKSRPVWIAASTHAGEDDIILSAHKKLQEELPTALLILVPRHPERFKQVELLAKKDFHTIARSSRSMIEPTTQVYLGDSMGEMLELISASDICFMGGSLVGRKAGGHNLLEPAALAKPILTGPSYYNFKEVTNTLIANGGCEIIHSDTELAAKLYSLFIDHQHREELGQSVLHVVQENSGAVDKTMLQLTKIFAENSSYLRS; this is encoded by the coding sequence TTGATTATTAGATTTATTTATACACTAGCTTTAACTCTGATTGCCCCCCTACTTATTTGGGAACTATATCGTTCAAAAGGTGGGAAGCCACGAGTCGGCGCAAGATGGAAAGAGCATTGGGGCGTAATCTCTTCTCCAGCATTTAAGTCTAGGCCGATTTGGATTCATGCCGTTTCGGTGGGCGAAATGCTTGCTGCAATCCCCCTGATTGAACGTATTAGCTCAGAATATCCAGATTGTGATATTCTTATAACCACAACTACAACTACTGGAGCGGAGCAAGCTAAAAAGCTCAGCGGGCTAGCAACGCACTTATACATGCCATTTGACTTTCCTTTTGCAGTAAAACGTTTTATCAATACAATAAATCCTAGTCAGCTACTTATCATGGAAACAGAGTTATGGCCAAATACACTACATATAGCCAAGCAAAAGCAAATTCCTGTTACAATTGTTAACGCGCGTTTATCTGATAAGTCACTTCACGGCTATCGTCGAGTTTGGCCTATTGTAAATCAAATAAGCAAATGTATTCATAAAGTTTTATGCCAACACCAAAGCGACGTTAAAAACTTCGAGTTACTTGGGTTCTCACAAGAAAAGTTAGCAACCACAGGCTCAATCAAGTTTGATATACAGATAAGCACTAGTGTCCAAATAAAAGGAACTAGTCTTAGAGCAACAATTGGCAAATCTCGTCCAGTCTGGATAGCAGCTAGTACACATGCAGGTGAAGATGACATCATTCTATCTGCACATAAAAAATTACAAGAGGAACTTCCAACTGCTTTATTAATATTAGTACCTAGGCACCCAGAGCGATTTAAACAAGTTGAACTTTTAGCAAAAAAAGATTTTCACACCATAGCTAGATCTAGTAGGTCTATGATTGAACCTACTACACAAGTATACCTTGGTGATTCAATGGGAGAAATGTTGGAGCTAATTTCAGCTTCTGACATTTGCTTTATGGGGGGGTCTCTAGTAGGAAGAAAAGCTGGAGGGCACAATTTACTAGAACCAGCTGCTTTAGCCAAACCTATATTAACGGGCCCCAGCTACTATAATTTCAAAGAAGTCACCAACACTCTTATCGCAAACGGAGGCTGTGAAATCATACATAGTGACACCGAGCTAGCGGCTAAGCTCTACTCTCTTTTTATTGACCATCAACATCGAGAAGAACTAGGTCAGTCAGTACTACACGTCGTTCAAGAAAATTCAGGTGCTGTTGACAAAACAATGTTACAACTTACTAAAATATTCGCAGAAAATTCTAGCTATTTGAGGTCATAA
- a CDS encoding phosphotransferase family protein yields MREVSNRIQRASHSGATLEVYQEASSYCVRKTVHLDIEKNYEAIVKQQNFSSLQTPTYNIIAIPVLGTEKSKSRLSISMPFVEGLGGEQVAYKGSKAVAMNLKTALDFYLINSVAQSEYSTFPSSTVRSKINSIKEKLGKNLFLFPNLRDRMAILNEYCQKDLSLPLGPCHGDLTLSNIKVTERNELVLFDFLSCEINSPLQDAAKLTQDFEYGWSFRKEKASVRVKGEIFCEHSKPNFLTTLERLFEYETRIIEALTVLRIAPYIKTQDSITIDWFNRTMDKTIRKITG; encoded by the coding sequence ATGAGAGAAGTTAGCAATAGAATCCAAAGAGCCTCTCACTCAGGTGCTACTTTAGAAGTTTATCAAGAAGCCAGCTCCTATTGTGTGCGAAAAACAGTCCATCTAGATATAGAGAAAAATTACGAAGCAATCGTTAAACAACAGAACTTCTCCTCCCTTCAGACTCCCACATACAATATAATAGCTATCCCGGTTTTAGGCACAGAGAAATCTAAATCTAGATTGTCAATATCAATGCCGTTTGTTGAAGGGTTAGGTGGTGAGCAAGTGGCGTACAAAGGCTCAAAAGCCGTCGCTATGAACTTAAAAACGGCACTAGACTTCTACCTTATTAATTCCGTTGCGCAAAGCGAATATTCTACATTTCCAAGCTCAACGGTTAGAAGTAAGATTAATTCAATAAAAGAGAAACTAGGAAAAAATTTATTTTTATTTCCGAACCTAAGAGACAGAATGGCCATTTTGAATGAGTACTGTCAGAAGGATTTATCCTTACCTTTAGGGCCATGCCATGGAGATCTAACTTTATCAAACATAAAAGTAACTGAGAGAAACGAGCTTGTACTTTTTGATTTCCTAAGCTGCGAAATAAATAGCCCGTTGCAAGACGCAGCCAAACTTACTCAAGACTTCGAGTATGGGTGGAGTTTCAGAAAAGAAAAAGCTAGCGTAAGGGTTAAGGGTGAAATATTTTGTGAACACTCCAAACCTAACTTTCTAACTACCTTAGAACGGTTATTTGAATATGAGACGAGAATAATTGAAGCTCTAACTGTACTTAGAATAGCTCCATATATAAAAACCCAAGATAGCATTACAATAGATTGGTTTAATAGAACAATGGATAAAACCATACGTAAAATAACAGGATAA
- a CDS encoding WavE lipopolysaccharide synthesis family protein: MNIKDKDITFVVQGPIQASKEREQISGITEQCLASIRHYFPESKIILSTWKNQDYSGLDYDQLLELDDPGSNDIFQDDQKVTLNNNRQIYSTHQGLKAVRTKYAVKLRTDNKLTSRKFVELYETYSKLIRNEKFSFFNSRVVTSSTFFLTSHSGQKVHFHKSDIFDFGETSDLLKIWREDFIPKLHFSKVQGYKSRYPATEQFLSLNWLSKLVGKSLHINNKSGDDAGLGENFWDMFVANNLIVDAPEKIGLDVTDRFYDRGNLSLELDLTDWKQLNCIEKRTWDRKKIIRTIKAIERKVIMLVRGR; the protein is encoded by the coding sequence ATGAATATAAAAGATAAAGATATTACATTCGTCGTTCAAGGCCCTATTCAAGCGAGCAAAGAACGCGAACAAATCTCTGGAATTACAGAGCAATGCCTAGCCTCCATTAGGCACTACTTTCCCGAATCTAAAATTATACTTTCTACATGGAAGAATCAGGACTATTCTGGATTGGACTACGACCAGTTGCTTGAGCTTGACGATCCAGGTTCAAACGACATTTTTCAGGATGACCAAAAGGTTACTCTAAACAACAATCGTCAAATCTACAGTACTCATCAAGGTCTTAAGGCCGTGAGGACAAAATATGCTGTAAAACTACGAACAGACAATAAGCTAACCAGTCGAAAGTTTGTTGAGCTATACGAAACATACTCCAAACTAATTAGAAATGAAAAGTTCAGCTTCTTTAACTCTAGAGTAGTGACCAGCAGTACGTTCTTCCTTACCTCTCACTCTGGTCAAAAAGTTCACTTTCATAAAAGCGACATTTTTGACTTTGGTGAGACAAGCGATTTACTAAAAATATGGAGAGAAGACTTCATACCTAAGTTACATTTTTCCAAAGTACAGGGCTACAAGTCACGATATCCAGCAACCGAGCAATTTTTGAGCCTAAATTGGTTATCAAAGTTAGTGGGAAAAAGTTTGCATATAAATAATAAATCTGGAGATGATGCTGGCCTTGGTGAAAACTTTTGGGATATGTTTGTAGCAAACAACCTAATAGTCGATGCACCAGAGAAAATTGGTCTAGATGTCACGGATAGGTTTTATGACCGTGGAAACTTATCCCTTGAGTTAGATCTTACTGACTGGAAACAACTTAACTGTATAGAAAAAAGAACATGGGATAGAAAAAAAATAATAAGAACAATAAAAGCTATTGAAAGAAAAGTAATAATGCTAGTTAGAGGAAGGTAA
- a CDS encoding glycosyltransferase, with amino-acid sequence MKVGFFLGNTSYQSGLYNATKDVARCISGHGISVRYIFWHQRETMQADDDLINIWGLSKHKLSSRLFRKLSKSLLGYSVSEYLFSRLYSRQLEKFIKESGYDIVFFHGLNFVPFHSYKGKSYVVIHSCKYDNLITRRTGIKKIFYHKLYQHLYSGKNILSVSNSARDDMVEKLRARPNSIETIYNGFDFGKLEVKSNQPCNIALPERFIMAAGRADRTKRFDILIEAYSQTKAKNQHKLVIFGDGKYITDLKKLAIELDLADRIIFQGFVSPLNPIYKHASLYVLSSDIEGLPTVIIESLIAKTPVVATNAGGVNELLTGKLNDFVCEKGDIESLARNIDKSLALSLNVSYKDISFLDVELVAMNYIEKINALVTPEQIPPTTNTNNKLSSYDHPTCNTA; translated from the coding sequence ATGAAAGTAGGGTTCTTCTTAGGTAATACTAGTTACCAATCCGGTTTATACAATGCAACTAAAGATGTTGCTCGATGTATTTCAGGGCATGGAATTAGTGTCCGGTATATTTTTTGGCATCAAAGAGAAACCATGCAAGCAGATGACGACCTAATTAATATCTGGGGTTTATCTAAGCATAAGCTTTCTAGTAGGTTATTCCGAAAGTTATCCAAAAGCCTGCTTGGATATAGTGTTTCTGAGTATTTATTTAGCAGATTATATTCCCGACAACTTGAAAAGTTTATTAAAGAAAGTGGCTATGATATTGTTTTTTTTCATGGACTTAACTTTGTACCCTTCCATAGTTATAAGGGTAAGTCTTATGTCGTAATTCATAGCTGTAAATATGACAACCTAATAACAAGAAGAACCGGTATAAAGAAAATATTCTACCATAAGCTATACCAACACCTTTACTCAGGAAAGAATATTCTCTCCGTATCAAATAGTGCTCGTGATGATATGGTTGAAAAGCTTCGAGCAAGACCAAATTCAATCGAAACTATTTATAATGGTTTCGATTTTGGTAAGTTAGAAGTCAAGTCTAATCAACCATGTAACATAGCGTTACCTGAAAGGTTCATAATGGCAGCAGGAAGAGCTGACAGAACTAAAAGGTTTGACATTCTCATTGAAGCTTACTCTCAAACCAAAGCAAAGAACCAGCATAAACTTGTTATATTCGGTGATGGTAAGTACATTACAGACTTAAAAAAACTAGCTATTGAACTTGACCTAGCAGATCGTATTATATTCCAAGGTTTTGTTTCCCCTTTAAACCCTATATATAAACATGCAAGTCTTTATGTTCTCAGCTCCGATATAGAAGGTTTACCCACTGTTATTATAGAGAGCTTAATTGCAAAAACTCCTGTTGTAGCAACTAATGCCGGTGGAGTGAATGAACTATTGACAGGGAAGCTCAATGACTTCGTTTGTGAAAAAGGTGATATTGAATCATTAGCGAGAAACATAGATAAATCGCTAGCACTAAGCTTAAACGTTAGTTATAAAGACATTTCATTTCTAGATGTTGAGTTAGTAGCAATGAACTATATTGAAAAAATAAATGCTTTGGTTACTCCTGAACAAATTCCACCGACAACGAATACAAATAATAAACTTTCTTCATATGACCACCCAACATGTAATACTGCTTAG
- a CDS encoding glycosyltransferase family 25 protein, with the protein MKIFVISLIDSLGRRERVKEELSCVDFEFFDAVNGYLGLPDELENKVNDTHRKIFRSRPLTPGERGVYASHYQLWERCVELGVPIVILEDDFKKTQYFKNVIEHLSVLAEEYDYVRLEPQFTKGSSIGFDGAVEKVLWLDNSKGATGYMVTPQGAEKFLNASRQWKCSVDNFISETYLHGVPSVGIIPYAIYAPNDMESTIQGKAKLSKVPLLFKLTRELYRFYRFILMLLWNRKMYKKLKC; encoded by the coding sequence ATGAAGATATTTGTGATTAGTTTGATTGATTCGCTGGGGAGAAGGGAGCGAGTCAAAGAAGAGTTGAGTTGCGTTGATTTTGAGTTCTTTGACGCAGTTAATGGTTATCTAGGTTTACCAGACGAGCTAGAAAATAAGGTTAATGATACACATAGAAAAATCTTTAGGAGTCGTCCTCTAACACCAGGAGAGAGAGGAGTTTACGCTAGTCATTACCAGCTTTGGGAGCGATGTGTTGAGCTTGGTGTACCAATAGTAATATTGGAAGATGACTTTAAAAAAACTCAATACTTCAAAAATGTCATCGAGCATCTTTCTGTTTTAGCTGAAGAGTATGATTATGTTCGCCTAGAGCCTCAATTTACAAAAGGGTCTAGTATTGGTTTTGATGGAGCCGTAGAAAAGGTACTGTGGTTAGATAATTCTAAAGGAGCAACTGGTTATATGGTTACCCCGCAAGGTGCTGAAAAGTTTTTAAATGCTAGTCGCCAATGGAAATGCTCTGTAGATAACTTTATATCTGAAACTTATCTTCATGGTGTGCCTAGTGTAGGTATTATCCCTTACGCTATTTATGCTCCAAATGATATGGAGAGTACAATCCAAGGTAAGGCAAAACTTTCAAAAGTGCCACTTCTATTTAAATTAACAAGGGAGTTATATCGGTTTTATCGATTCATTCTAATGTTGCTTTGGAATCGAAAAATGTACAAAAAACTCAAATGTTAG
- a CDS encoding 3-deoxy-D-manno-octulosonic acid kinase, which yields MIKELSFENQKIWYDDSLLLEDPKRCFDPEYWKSNDRVIGSARGRGTTWFVKTMKGEAALRHYRRGGLFGKLIKDNYWFSGWGNTRSYQELQLLNHLIQAGVNVPRPVAARAIKGTFSYQADLLSEKIPNARDLVSILKERPLPPEMYKKIGLEVRKMHDAQTNHTDLNIHNILIDDQDKVWIIDFDKCVKQVGSQWKRRNLERLKRSFEKEVVKSGICWTLGDWSNLTRCVNEDICD from the coding sequence ATGATTAAAGAACTGTCTTTCGAGAATCAGAAAATATGGTATGACGACTCTTTGCTACTAGAAGACCCCAAGCGTTGTTTCGACCCAGAGTATTGGAAATCGAATGATAGAGTGATCGGAAGTGCACGAGGGCGTGGAACCACTTGGTTTGTTAAAACGATGAAAGGAGAAGCAGCTCTTCGCCATTATCGTCGCGGTGGCTTATTTGGTAAGCTGATTAAAGACAATTATTGGTTTTCTGGGTGGGGGAATACGCGCTCTTATCAAGAACTCCAGCTGCTTAATCATTTAATTCAGGCCGGTGTTAATGTACCAAGACCAGTAGCTGCTAGAGCAATAAAAGGCACGTTTAGTTATCAAGCTGACTTACTCAGTGAAAAAATTCCTAACGCTCGAGATTTAGTTTCGATTCTAAAAGAGAGGCCACTTCCTCCTGAAATGTACAAAAAAATTGGGCTAGAGGTTCGCAAGATGCACGATGCGCAGACCAATCATACAGACCTTAACATCCACAATATTCTTATCGATGACCAAGACAAAGTGTGGATTATTGATTTTGATAAGTGTGTAAAGCAGGTAGGAAGTCAGTGGAAGCGCAGAAACTTAGAACGATTGAAGAGATCGTTTGAAAAAGAAGTAGTAAAAAGTGGGATATGTTGGACTCTAGGTGATTGGAGTAATTTGACTAGGTGCGTAAATGAAGATATTTGTGATTAG
- a CDS encoding glycosyltransferase family 9 protein has protein sequence MPLFPSPPKSLCILRLSAIGDVCNTVSAVQAIQRQWPDTKITWITGKLESKLIHDLPGIKVIVFDKKQGWKGYKSLWGELKGEHFDALLHMQYAFRASIATLGIKATYKLGFDSARSRDFQHLFTNVKVPSPNKNHVLDGLLAFASTLGIEDTTPQWFIPYSESDKAWALNHIENKSRNLIIVPAASKAYKNWHSKGYSDVIQHAYDLGWNVILAGSPTQIELDLAKEVESLLPIPITNIVGQSSLKEMLALLDAADLVIAPDTGPAHMANSVSTPAIGLYAHHNPERTGPYQYLDYVVSVYSEALKVETGKEPKQVSWRTRVKDKTAMNRIQSEQVIEMFDKAVCDFNLN, from the coding sequence ATGCCCTTATTCCCCTCTCCTCCAAAATCACTCTGTATCCTGCGTTTGTCAGCCATAGGCGATGTCTGCAATACAGTTTCTGCCGTTCAAGCAATCCAAAGACAGTGGCCTGATACAAAGATCACTTGGATTACAGGTAAATTGGAGTCGAAGCTTATTCACGACCTTCCAGGCATTAAAGTTATTGTTTTCGATAAGAAACAAGGCTGGAAAGGATACAAATCTCTTTGGGGTGAGTTAAAAGGCGAACACTTTGATGCTCTATTACACATGCAATACGCTTTTCGTGCCAGCATTGCAACGTTAGGTATTAAGGCCACATATAAATTAGGTTTCGATTCAGCTCGTAGTCGAGATTTTCAGCACTTATTTACTAATGTAAAAGTTCCTTCGCCAAACAAAAACCATGTACTCGATGGATTACTAGCTTTTGCTTCTACGTTAGGTATTGAAGACACAACACCACAATGGTTCATTCCCTACTCCGAGAGTGATAAAGCTTGGGCGCTAAATCATATCGAGAACAAGAGTAGAAACTTAATAATCGTACCAGCAGCAAGTAAAGCCTACAAAAACTGGCACTCTAAGGGCTATAGTGACGTAATACAACATGCCTATGATCTTGGTTGGAACGTCATCCTAGCAGGAAGCCCTACCCAAATTGAGCTCGATCTAGCTAAGGAAGTGGAATCTTTATTGCCTATACCAATAACTAATATCGTCGGCCAAAGTAGCTTAAAGGAAATGCTCGCTCTGTTAGATGCCGCCGATCTTGTTATCGCACCAGATACTGGTCCTGCCCATATGGCCAACTCAGTTAGCACACCAGCTATTGGCTTATATGCTCATCATAACCCAGAACGTACCGGACCATACCAATACCTTGATTATGTGGTATCTGTCTACTCAGAAGCTTTAAAAGTCGAGACTGGCAAAGAGCCAAAGCAAGTAAGTTGGCGCACTCGAGTTAAAGACAAAACTGCGATGAACCGTATTCAAAGCGAGCAAGTAATCGAAATGTTCGATAAGGCTGTTTGTGACTTCAACTTGAACTAG
- a CDS encoding glycosyltransferase family 2 protein, with protein MTKPTLAVAIIAKNEALHLKACLDTVKGWVDEIVVLDSGSTDNTEEIARSFTDKFYVNDNWPGFGPQRQLAQSYVESDYVLWLDADERVTPELKESITAAIAKNQPNVIYQFSRLSWVFGRYIRHCGWYPDKVIRLYPTKLTQYNDALVHEKVEVTSAMLVQTLKGDAIHYTYNDIHHYLVKSAGYAKAWAEQREKKGKSSSISQGMLHALGCFLKMYVFKAGFLDGKQGFLLSVLSAHSTFVKYADLWVRTSTDTPKD; from the coding sequence GTGACTAAACCCACACTAGCTGTAGCGATTATTGCGAAAAACGAAGCTTTGCACTTAAAAGCATGTCTAGATACGGTAAAAGGCTGGGTGGACGAGATTGTAGTTCTTGACTCAGGTAGCACTGATAACACTGAAGAAATAGCACGCAGTTTTACTGACAAGTTTTATGTCAATGATAATTGGCCTGGATTTGGCCCACAGCGCCAACTGGCACAATCTTATGTCGAATCTGACTACGTGCTCTGGCTTGATGCCGATGAGCGAGTAACACCTGAGCTCAAAGAAAGCATTACAGCGGCTATCGCTAAAAATCAGCCTAACGTTATATATCAGTTTTCTCGACTAAGTTGGGTATTTGGCCGCTATATCCGGCATTGTGGCTGGTATCCCGATAAGGTCATCAGGCTCTACCCAACGAAGCTCACTCAATACAACGACGCGTTAGTGCACGAAAAAGTCGAAGTGACTTCTGCCATGCTAGTACAAACTCTTAAAGGGGATGCTATTCATTACACCTACAATGATATCCATCATTATTTGGTGAAGTCCGCTGGGTATGCAAAAGCTTGGGCAGAACAAAGAGAGAAAAAAGGCAAATCGAGTAGCATTAGCCAAGGTATGTTGCACGCCCTTGGCTGCTTCTTAAAAATGTATGTCTTTAAAGCCGGCTTTTTAGACGGGAAACAAGGCTTTCTATTGTCAGTGTTATCTGCCCATTCTACGTTTGTAAAATATGCCGATCTTTGGGTTAGAACTTCAACTGACACACCCAAGGATTAA
- a CDS encoding glycosyltransferase family 9 protein — MKKILVIRNDKIGDFMLAWPSFAMLKHSLPDCQITALVPNYTADLANLCPWIDDVIVDCGKKAEKEQQRALIEKIRSMQFDASINLFSTTYNAKLVWKAKIPYRLAPATKIAQIFYNKRIKQKRSQSAKPEYEYNLDLVRAFFTDTGKPVVEPSAPYLEFSSEQLAAQKEKLSLTLGLDRNKPWYFVHAGSGGSANNLSLQQYCQLICGLDGGHELILTAGPGEKEKAVELQALIAEQGKPAKVYSKNDGLVDFACSIACANLFIAGSTGPLHIAAAADVPTVGFFPSKRSATPLRWKPINSEGRHIAFCPPEAEGKEQQEDMSRVDVKDVISKVNPWVCQLKF, encoded by the coding sequence GTGAAAAAGATACTGGTAATTCGAAACGATAAGATTGGCGACTTTATGTTGGCTTGGCCAAGCTTCGCTATGCTAAAGCACTCTTTACCTGATTGCCAAATAACTGCTCTAGTACCCAACTACACGGCTGATCTCGCCAATCTATGTCCTTGGATTGACGACGTTATCGTAGATTGTGGAAAAAAGGCGGAAAAAGAGCAGCAGAGAGCGCTTATTGAAAAAATCAGATCAATGCAGTTTGATGCTTCAATTAATCTATTTTCGACAACCTACAATGCCAAATTAGTTTGGAAAGCTAAAATCCCTTACCGCCTTGCTCCAGCAACTAAAATCGCCCAGATTTTTTATAACAAGCGCATTAAGCAAAAGCGGTCTCAATCAGCGAAACCTGAATATGAGTACAATCTAGATTTAGTTAGAGCTTTTTTTACCGATACTGGCAAACCTGTTGTTGAACCTAGTGCGCCGTATTTGGAATTTTCCTCAGAGCAACTAGCGGCCCAAAAAGAAAAGCTCTCGCTTACATTGGGTTTAGATAGAAACAAGCCTTGGTACTTTGTTCATGCAGGCAGTGGCGGGTCAGCCAACAATCTATCGCTGCAGCAATATTGTCAGTTAATTTGTGGCTTAGATGGAGGCCACGAACTTATTCTAACTGCAGGCCCGGGGGAAAAAGAAAAAGCGGTTGAGTTGCAAGCCTTGATTGCAGAGCAAGGAAAGCCAGCGAAGGTTTACAGTAAAAACGATGGATTAGTCGATTTTGCTTGCTCGATTGCTTGTGCCAACCTGTTTATCGCGGGCTCAACAGGACCTCTTCATATCGCCGCTGCAGCCGATGTACCGACAGTCGGCTTTTTCCCAAGTAAACGCTCTGCCACGCCACTTAGATGGAAGCCTATTAATTCAGAGGGTCGACATATCGCTTTCTGCCCACCCGAAGCCGAAGGCAAAGAGCAGCAGGAGGATATGTCACGAGTGGATGTGAAAGACGTAATTTCTAAGGTTAATCCTTGGGTGTGTCAGTTGAAGTTCTAA